A genome region from Myripristis murdjan chromosome 16, fMyrMur1.1, whole genome shotgun sequence includes the following:
- the cdca3 gene encoding cell division cycle-associated protein 3, which yields MGSSESKMVSSTLKPDSKQNAKNERVSRLIDPRSPSAGIDRTPIQVGGPVSKTSADVKSECVVPSTDPRSPTVGIARTPVRDAMRATVGSLARRLGLLFHSEIEQAPLPSHRHSHLNVEEEASVDEELGSTEPLLTHQLPQTFGSLAEHANLLTTPVLAPLQNVGDSSPFVLLGDAQLEVEVETEADMTLEEAEEAKESPLHKRLSMSLITCHEGAAPAQIFAEVHHDSPSSPVPSVAVEPLGDETDHSYALPSVNSEPERPMTPVQVSVPTVTEAAQAPTSPEQPTDAVQMSSSVETQEVGVPKASPVLPKLAKMESPTVPSPVLAQEQKQSHTGIRCPTFDSKSPSQVVFKPQWLGKGFGTTGLRARGVQAHGGKGGSSPLAVRVAVKNITNENKGQSAKLKQKGNGLSEGRSPLQILKETNSPRDQHPQMKLKVSTPDRQRIGQMDRRVLTVALDKENR from the exons ATGGGATCCAGTGAGAGCAAGATGGTGTCTTCAACATTGAAGCCAGACTCGAAGCAAAACGCCAAAAACGAGAGAGTGAGCCGGCTAATCGATCCACGCTCTCCCTCAGCGGGCATTGATCGCACACCCATTCAG GTTGGAGGGCCTGTGTCCAAAACCTCAGCTGATGTGAAGAGTGAATGTGTTGTGCCATCCACTGATCCCCGCTCACCTACAGTTGGCATTGCCCGCACACCTGTCAGGGATGCCATGAGAG CCACAGTTGGCTCCCTGGCTCGTCGGCTGGGCTTGCTTTTCCACAGTGAGATTGAACAAGCCCCTTTGCCATCTCACAGGCACTCACATCtcaatgtggaggaggaggccagtGTGGATGAGGAGCTGGGTTCCACTGAGCCACTTCTGACTCATCAGCTGCCCCAGACGTTTGGCTCCCTGGCTGAGCATGCTAACCTTTTGACCACCCCGGTGCTGGCTCCTCTCCAGAATGTGGGTGACTCAAGCCCCTTTGTTCTTCTTGGGGATGCCCAGTTAGAGGTGGAAGTAGAGACTGAGGCCGATATGACCCTTGAGGAGGCAGAAGAAGCCAAGGAGTCTCCACTTCACAAGAGACTGAGTATGAGCCTGATAACTTGCCACGAGGGAGCGGCCCCCGCCCAGATATTTGCTGAAGTGCACCATGACAGTCCTTCATCTCCAGTGCCGAGTGTAGCAGTAGAGCCATTAGGGGATGAAACTGATCACTCTTATGCCCTTCCATCTGTCAACTCTGAACCAGAGCGCCCCATGACCCCTGTCCAGGTTTCTGTACCCACTGTTACAGAGGCTGCCCAGGCTCCAACATCCCCTGAGCAGCCAACAGATGCAGTGCAGATGTCATCTTCAGTAGAAACCCAAGAGGTGGGAGTTCCAAAAGCTTCCCCTGTGCTTCCTAAGCTGGCCAAAATGGAGTCGCCAACCGTCCCAAGCCCAGTCCTAGCCCAAGAGCAGAAACAGTCCCACACTGGAATCCGCTGTCCCACCTTTGACTCAAAGAGCCCAAGTCAAGTGGTGTTCAAGCCCCAGTGGCTTGGAAAGGGCTTTGGTACCACTGGGTTGAGAGCCAGAGGAGTGCAAGCACATGGAGGGAAAGGAGGCTCGTCTCCCCTTGCTGTCAGAGTGGCTGTCAAGAACATTACCAATGAAAACAAGGGGCAGTCTgcaaaactcaagcagaaag GTAACGGACTCTCTGAAGGCCGCTCACCACTGCAGATCCTTAAGGAGACCAACTCCCCCAGGGACCAGCATCCTCAG ATGAAGCTGAAGGTGTCCACCCCAGATAGGCAGAGGATTGGACAGATGGACCGCAGAGTCCTGACGGTGGCTCTGGATAAGGAGAACAGATGA
- the p3h3 gene encoding prolyl 3-hydroxylase 3: MALHPHHFTVYVASHMVTFTLLHCIIAASGSGISSVLGLLPSYDALYYSGVRAYFSGEWEKAAELLEKSVVTKESLFRVRRQCHDDCASAGRETLDKLDSQGGSLWDLWALDWVQQRAECLRFCMGRSVTPAGQLPVSTDIDYEFGTRNPYNFLQVTYYKMEKLQKAASAAYTFFVANPSHLEMRNNIEKYRRMEGVTEESFHDREIEKEKHWALYDSALLSEASSDWAQAAEKWKECVNETLRQTEECRVQCEVASQVLPEDRGENGGSGMYEKAAALSLSLLSCQQACVTQVATRPGRISAQEDFLPTQLEHLHIAQFKAGDIAGAVQTLRSLLLFYPSDTDSLGNLQLYYETLGGDTESQGTQPAQQIATYVSRSLQEKKLLYFGVENLDFSFIDPDLWTPEDVVPESLKETWRAEKEKQNEKMKQGETEVQTDDSGFYAGGPIPQVGVTITMDDEALNGTNRVVLDGVMTQRECDTILQLATAVASAGDGYRGRRSPHTPHEKFEGLTVFRAVKLAQDGMVNQSDARLLHELGERVRVLLHSYFRSPSGLFFSFTHLVCRSAITGDQEGRLDLSHPVHVDNCLLEPDTRQCWREPPAFTHRDLSAVLYLNDDFDGGELFFTDMDAKTVTAQVKPSCGRLVGFSSGPVNPHGVSAVTAGRRCALALWFTKEKLHRDMEREEAEALWDADGKGLLKPQEDKEGSATPGRSSRSSRSSQAEKEKSRGRGRVTGGKDEL; this comes from the exons ATGGCGCTGCACCCGCATCATTTCACTGTATACGTGGCGTCGCACATGGTTACCTTTACATTACTCCACTGTATCATAGCTGCCTCGGGAAGTGGCATTTCATCTGTTTTGGGTCTCTTGCCGTCTTATGATGCGTTGTATTACTCCGGAGTGCGAGCGTACTTTTCAGGAGAGTGGGAGAAGGCTGCGGAGCTTCTGGAGAAATCAGTCGTAACCAAGGAATCACTTTTCCGAGTCCGCAGGCAATGCCACGATGACTGTGCGTCTGCAGGGCGAGAAACGCTGGATAAACTTG ACTCGCAGGGCGGAAGTCTGTGGGACCTGTGGGCTTTGGATTGGGTGCAACAGAGGGCTGAGTGTTTGAGGTTTTGCATGGGACGGTCCGTCACCCCTGCAGGACAGCTTCCTGTCTCCACAGACATAGACTATGAGTTTGGCACTCGTAACCCTTACAACTTCCTGCAGGTCACATATTATAAA ATGGAAAAGTTACAGAAGGCAGCGTCTGCGGCTTACACCTTCTTTGTGGCCAATCCCAGTCACCTGGAGATGAGGAACAACATTGAGAAGTACAGGCGGATGGAGGGAGTGACAGAGGAGTCCTTCCATGACAGAGAGATTGAGAAGGAGAAACACTGg GCTCTGTATGACTCTGCGCTCCTGTCCGAGGCCTCCTCTGACTGGGCTCAGGCAGCAGAGAAGTGGAAagagtgtgtgaatgaaacGCTGCGGCAGACGGAGGAGTGCAGAGTGCAGTGTGAAGTGGCTTCCCAAGTCCTGCCTGAGGACAGGGGAGAGAACGGAGGGAGCGGCATGTACGAGAAGGCTGCAG ctctctccctctccctgctctcaTGCCAGCAGGCTTGTGTGACCCAGGTGGCCACACGACCGGGGAGGATTTCTGCCCAGGAGGACTTCCTGCCCACACAGCTGGAACATCTGCACATCGCACAGTTTAAAG CTGGTGATATTGCTGGAGCCGTGCAGACGCTTCGCTCTCTTCTACTGTTTTACCCCTCAGACACAGACTCCCTGGGCAACCTGCAGCTCTACTATGAGACACTAGGGGGAGACACAGAGTCACAGGGCACACAGCCTGCTCAG CAAATTGCCACATACGTGAGTCGCTCTCTGCAGGAGAAGAAGCTACTCTATTTTGGTGTGGAGAATCTGGACTTCAGTTTCATTGATCCA GATCTGTGGACTCCAGAAGATGTTGTCCCTGAATCACTGAAGGAGACTTGGAG GgctgaaaaagagaaacagaatgaGAAAATGAAGCAGGGGGAGACGGAGGTGCAGACGGATGACAGTGGGTTTTACGCAG GGGGTCCCATCCCACAAGTTGGCGTGACCATCACCATGGATGACGAGGCTTTGAACGGGACCAATCGTGTCGTGTTAGATGGAGTAATGACTCAGAGGGAGTGTGACACAATACTGCAGTTAGCAACA GCAGTGGCATCAGCTGGAGATGGTTATCGAGGGCGACGGTcgccacacacacctcatgaAAAGTTTGAGGGCCTGACAGTCTTTAGGGCTGTAAAG TTGGCGCAGGATGGCATGGTGAACCAGTCTGATGCCAGGCTGTTACACGAGCTGGGAGAGAGGGTCAGAGTCCTTCTCCACTCCTACTTCAGGAGCCCCTCTGgactcttcttctccttcacaCACCTGGTCTGTCGCAGTGCCATCACAG GAGACCAGGAGGGCAGGTTGGACCTGTCACACCCCGTCCATGTTGACAACTGCCTCCTGGAACCGGACACAAGGCAGTGCTGGAGGGAACCTCCAGCCTTCACGCACAGAGACCTCAG TGCTGTTCTCTACCTGAACGATGACTTTGACGGTGGAGAATTGTTTTTCACTGACATGGATGCCAAGACTGTGACA GCCCAGGTAAAACCCAGCTGTGGCCGTCTGGTTGGCTTCTCCTCAGGTCCAGTGAACCCTCATGGAGTCAGTGCAGTGACCGCAGGCCGGAGGTGTGCTCTGGCCCTTTGGTTCACCAAGGAGAAGCTGCACAGGGACATG GAGCGAGAGGAGGCTGAAGCTTTGTGGGATGCAGATGGAAAAGGTTTGCTAAAACCTCAGGAGGACAAAGAGGGCAGCGCCACCCCCGGCCGCAGCAGTCGAAGCAGTCGAAGCAGCCaagcagagaaggagaagagcagagggagaggcagggtgACGGGAGGCAAGGATGAGCTGTGA
- the gnb3a gene encoding guanine nucleotide-binding protein G(I)/G(S)/G(T) subunit beta-3a, translating to MGEMEQLRKEADSLKDQITAARKAVQDTTLQEAAAGITVVGRVQLKTRKTLRGHLAKIYAMHWATDSKLCVSASQDGKLIVWDSLTTNKVNAIPLKSSWVMTCAYAPSGNMVACGGLDNMCSIYNLKGKDGNVKVMRELAAHTGYLSCCRFLSDSEIITSSGDCTCVLWDIETGTQKTVYAGHLGDCMSLAVSPDFKMFISGACDFTAKLWDIREATCRQTFGGHESDINAIGFFPNGNAVITGSDDATCKLYDLRADQDLITYQDSSIMCGVTSLAPSLSGRLILAGYDDFNVNIWDTLKAERVGVLAGHDNRVSCIGVSADGMACCTGSWDSFLKIWN from the exons ATGGGTGAAATGGAGCAACTGCGAAAGGAGGCGGACAGCCTCAAAGACCAGATCACT GCGGCCCGTAAAGCAGTGCAGGACACCACCCTGCAAGAGGCAGCAGCTGGGATAACTGTGGTGGGGCGCGTCCAGCTGAAGACCAGGAAGACACTAAGGGGCCACCTTGCCAAAATCTACGCTATGCACTGGGCCACCGACTCCAA GCTGTGTGTCAGCGCCTCACAGGATGGAAAACTCATCGTGTGGGACAGCCTCACCACCAACAAG GTGAATGCCATCCCTCTCAAGTCATCTTGGGTGATGACTTGTGCCTATGCACCGTCTGGGAACATGGTGGCCTGTGGCGGTCTGGACAATATGTGCTCCATCTACAATCTCAAGGGCAAAGATGGGAATGTCAAGGTCATGCGTGAGCTGGCCGCACACACAG GTTACCTGTCCTGCTGTCGTTTCCTTAGTGACAGCGAGATCATCACCAGCTCGGGTGACTGTACTTG TGTACTATGGGACATTGAGACAGGAACACAAAAGACCGTCTATGCAGGCCACCTGGGAGACTGCATGTCTCTGGCCGTATCTCCAGACTTCAAGATGTTCATCTCAGGAGCATGTGACTTCACGGCCAAGCTGTGGGACATTAGGGAGGCCACATGCAGACAGACGTTCGGAGGCCATGAGAGTGACATCAATGCAATTGGG ttcTTCCCCAATGGCAATGCAGTCATAACAGGATCGGATGACGCCACCTGCAAGCTGTATGACCTGCGAGCCGACCAGGACCTCATCACCTACCAGGACTCCAGCATCATGTGTGGAGTCACCTCCCTGGCCCCCTCCCTGTCTGGGCGCCTGATACTGGCCGGATATGACGATTTCAACGTCAATATCTGGGACACGCTTAAGGCTGAGAGAGTGG GAGTGCTGGCCGGCCATGACAACAGAGTGAGCTGTATCGGAGTATCTGCGGACGGGATGGCGTGTTGCACGGGATCCTGGGACAGCTTCCTCAAGATATGGAACTGA